Proteins co-encoded in one Setaria viridis chromosome 9, Setaria_viridis_v4.0, whole genome shotgun sequence genomic window:
- the LOC117839226 gene encoding protein TPR3 isoform X4 encodes MSSLSRELVFLILQFLDEEKFKETVHKLEQESGFYFNMKYFEDEVINGNWDEVERYLGGFTKVDDNRYSMKIFFEIRKQKYLEALDKHDRSKAVEILVKDLKVFASFNEELFKEITQLLTLENFRENEQLSKYGDTKSARAIMLVELKKLIEANPLFRDKLQFPNLKNSRLRTLINQSLNWQHQLCKNPRPNPDIKTLFVDHSCGQPNGARAPSPANNPLLGSIPKPGGFPPLGAHGPFQPAPTPVPPLAGWMSNPPAVTHPAVSGGAIGFAALLKHPRTPTTANPSMDYPSGDSDHVSKRSRPVGMAEEVNLPVNMLPVTYPQSHNYQQEDFHKTVARTLNQGSAPMSMDFHPLQQTLLLVGTNVGDIGLWDVGTKDRLALRNFKVWELGKCSMTLQASLVKDPAVSVNRIIWSPDGTLFGVAYSRHIVQIYSYNGGDDIRQHLEIDAHVGGVNDIAFAHPNKQLCIITCGDDKTIKVWEATSGAKQFSFEGHEAPVYSVCPHYKENIQFIFSTALDGKIKAWLYDNLGSRVDYDAPGHWCTTMAYSADGSRLFSCGTSKEGESHLVEWNESEGAVKRTYQGFRKRSMGVVQFDTTRNRFLAAGDEFMVKIWDMDNTGLLTTIDADGGLPASPRIRFNKEGTLLAVSTLDNGVKILANADGLRLLRTLENRSFDASRNATETVTKPLINPLTAAANAAAASSSGTPAPAAITAMNGDTRGLVDVKPRITDESLDKSKVWKLMEITESTQCRSIKLADNMRASKISRLIYTNSGVAILALTASAVHLLWKWPRSDRNSSGKATASVSPQLWQPPSGIFMTNDMTDNNPEDAVHCFALSKNDSYVMSASGGKISLFNMMTFKTMTTFMPPPPAATFLAFHPQDNNIIAIGMDDSTIQIYNVRIDEVKSKLRGHSKRITGLAFSNVLNVLVSSGADAQLCVWNTDGWEKQKNRFLQIPSGRPSNILDTRVQFHQDQMHFLVVHETQIAIYETTKLEPVKQWPVRENSPPITHATFSCDSQLIYASFMDATVGIFNASSLRLQCRILPASYLPPSISSSVHPVVVAAHPSEASQFALGLTDGGVYVLEPLESERKWGNPPPAENGSTSNLSTPPPNGASSSDQPER; translated from the exons atgTCGTCGCTCAGCCGGGAGCTGGTCTTTCTCATCCTGCAGTTCCTCGATGAGGAGAAGTTCAAAGAGACTGTCCACAA GCTCGAGCAGGAGTCCGGGTTCTACTTCAACATGAAGTACTTTGAGGATGAGGTCATCAATGGCAATTGGGATGAGGTGGAGCGCTACCTTGGTGGCTTCACCAAGGTCGATGACAACCGCTACTCGATGAAGATATTCTTTGAGATCCGCAAGCAGAAGTATCTCGAGGCTCTTGATAA GCATGATCGGTCCAAGGCTGTTGAAATCTTGGTCAAGGACTTGAAGGTCTTTGCATCCTTCAATGAGGAGCTTTTTAAGGAGATCACGCAGCTTCTGACCTTGGAGAACTTCAG GGAAAATGAGCAGCTCTCCAAGTACGGTGATACAAAGTCTGCAAGAGCGATAATGCTTGTTGAGCTGAAGAAGCTGATTGAAGCTAATCCCTTATTTCGCGACAAGCTACAGTTTCCCAACCTTAAGAATTCTAGGTTGCGGACACTTATCAACCAGAG CTTGAACTGGCAGCATCAGCTTTGCAAAAATCCTAGGCCTAATCCTGATATCAAGACTCTTTTTGTTGATCACTCATGTGGACAACCAAATGGTGCACGTGCTCCATCACCAGCAAACAATCCGTTGCTTGGATCTATACCCAAACCAGGAGGTTTCCCTCCATTGGGTGCTCATGGA CCTTTTCAACCTGCGCCAACACCGGTCCCACCGCTGGCTGGGTGGATGTCAAACCCTCCAGCAGTAACACACCCTGCCGTGTCTGGTGGTGCTATTGGATTTG CCGCTTTATTGAAGCATCCTAGGACGCCCACAACAGCTAATCCTAGTATGGATTATCCATCAGGAGATTCTGATCACGTCTCAAAGAGATCTAGACCAGTTGGCATGGCTGAGGAG GTGAATCTTCCTGTGAACATGTTGCCTGTGACTTACCCGCAGAGCCATAATTACCAACAAGAAGATTTCCATAAAACTGTGGCACGGACCTTGAACCAAGGATCAGCCCCGATGAGCATGGATTTCCATCCACTTCAGCAAACTCTTCTTCTTG TTGGTACCAATGTTGGTGACATAGGATTATGGGATGTTGGTACAAAAGATAGACTAGCATTAAGAAACTTCAAAGTTTGGGAGCTTGGAAAATGTTCGATGACCCTCCAG GCATCGCTCGTTAAGGATCCTGCTGTGTCTGTTAATCGCATAATATGGAGTCCTGATGGAACCTTGTTTG GTGTTGCTTATTCAAGGCATATTGTACAGATTTATTCCTATAACGGTGGCGATGATATTAGGCAACACTTGGAG ATTGATGCACATGTTGGTGGTGTAAATGACATTGCATTTGCTCATCCAAATAAGCAGCTATGTATAATTACTTGTGGAGATGATAAGACAATTAAG GTATGGGAGGCCACTAGTGGAGCAAAGCAATTTTCCTTTGAAGGACATGAAGCTCCTGTTTATTCAGTTTGTCCGCATTACAAGGAAAATATTCAG TTCATCTTCTCAACTGCTTTAGATGGAAAGATCAAGGCGTGGCTATATGATAATTTGGGATCTAGAGTTGACTATGACGCACCAGGTCACTGGTGCACTACAATGGCATATAGCGCAGATGGTTCAAG GCTATTTTCTTGTGGCACTAGCAAGGAGGGTGAATCACATCTAGTAGAATGGAATGAAAGTGAAGGAGCTGTGAAGAGAACATATCAGGGATTCCGTAAGCGATCCATGGGTGTCGTGCAATTCGATACCACCCGAAACAGGTTTTTGGCTGCTGGAGATGAATTCATGGTTAAGATATGGGACATGGACAACACAGGTCTTTTGACCACTATTGATGCTGATGGTGGCTTACCT GCAAGTCCACGGATACGCTTCAACAAGGAGGGGACTCTGTTGGCTGTTTCTACTCTTGACAATGGTGTCAAGATCTTAGCAAACGCTGATGGACTTCGGTTATTGCGCACGTTGGAAAATCGTTCTTTTGACGCTTCCCGTAATGCAACTGAGACTGTAACAAAG CCTCTAATAAATCCATTGACTGCTGCGGCAAATGCAGCTGCAGCAAGCAGTTCAGGAActcctgctccagcagctataactGCAATG AATGGTGATACCAGAGGTTTGGTTGACGTAAAACCTAGAATTACTGATGAGTCATTGGACAAGTCAAAGGTATGGAAACTTATGGAGATAACTGAGTCAACTCAGTGCAGATCAATTAAACTGGCGGATAACATGAGAGCAAGCAAG ATTTCAAGACTGATTTACACAAATTCTGGTGTTGCTATTTTGGCTCTAACCGCAAGCGCTGTTCATCTACTCTGGAAATGGCCACGCAGTGATCGGAATTCATCTGGCAAG GCCACCGCGAGTGTGTCTCCTCAACTATGGCAACCTCCGAGTGGCATCTTTATGACCAATGACATGACTGACAATAATCCTGAAGATGCTGTTCACTGCTTTGCTTTGTCAAAGAATGATTCATATGTCATGTCTGCTTCTGGAGGAAAAATCTCTCTATTCAACATGATGACTTTCAAG ACTATGACGACATTtatgcctccaccgccggcggcaACTTTTCTTGCATTTCACCCTCAAGATAACAATATAATTGCAATTGGAATGGATGATTCGACCATCCAAATCTACAATGTCCGAATTGATGAG GTCAAAAGCAAGCTTAGAGGTCACTCTAAGAGAATCACAGGTCTTGCCTTTTCGAATGTGCTAAATGTGTTGGTCTCTTCTGGAGCTGACGCACAG TTGTGTGTTTGGAACACGGATGGATGGGAGAAGCAAAAGAACAGATTTTTGCAGATACCATCAGGTCGCCCATCCAACATACTAGACACTCGGGTTCAGTTCCACCAAGACCAAATGCACTTTCTTGTTGTGCACGAAACTCAGATTGCCATTTATGAAACCACAAAGCTAGAACCGGTGAAGCAG TGGCCTGTTCGAGAGAATTCACCTCCAATAACACATGCCACATTCTCGTGTGATAGTCAACTGATCTATGCAAGCTTTATGGATGCtactgttggtatatttaatgcATCGAGTTTGAGACTCCAATGCCGCATTCTTCCAGCTTCATATCTTCCTCCAAGTATCAG TTCAAGTGTTCATCCTGTTGTGGTTGCGGCACACCCTTCGGAAGCAAGCCAGTTTGCTCTAGGATTGACAGATGGTGGTGTTTATGTATTGGAACCTTTGGAATCTGAGAGAAAATGGGGAAATCCTCCACCAGCGGAGAATGGGTCAACAAGCAACTTGTCCACACCACCTCCTAATGGTGCTTCAAGTTCAGATCAACCAGAAAGATAA
- the LOC117839226 gene encoding protein TPR3 isoform X3 — translation MSSLSRELVFLILQFLDEEKFKETVHKLEQESGFYFNMKYFEDEVINGNWDEVERYLGGFTKVDDNRYSMKIFFEIRKQKYLEALDKHDRSKAVEILVKDLKVFASFNEELFKEITQLLTLENFRENEQLSKYGDTKSARAIMLVELKKLIEANPLFRDKLQFPNLKNSRLRTLINQSLNWQHQLCKNPRPNPDIKTLFVDHSCGQPNGARAPSPANNPLLGSIPKPGGFPPLGAHGPFQPAPTPVPPLAGWMSNPPAVTHPAVSGGAIGFAALLKHPRTPTTANPSMDYPSGDSDHVSKRSRPVGMAEEQVNLPVNMLPVTYPQSHNYQQEDFHKTVARTLNQGSAPMSMDFHPLQQTLLLVGTNVGDIGLWDVGTKDRLALRNFKVWELGKCSMTLQASLVKDPAVSVNRIIWSPDGTLFGVAYSRHIVQIYSYNGGDDIRQHLEIDAHVGGVNDIAFAHPNKQLCIITCGDDKTIKVWEATSGAKQFSFEGHEAPVYSVCPHYKENIQFIFSTALDGKIKAWLYDNLGSRVDYDAPGHWCTTMAYSADGSRLFSCGTSKEGESHLVEWNESEGAVKRTYQGFRKRSMGVVQFDTTRNRFLAAGDEFMVKIWDMDNTGLLTTIDADGGLPASPRIRFNKEGTLLAVSTLDNGVKILANADGLRLLRTLENRSFDASRNATETVTKPLINPLTAAANAAAASSSGTPAPAAITAMNGDTRGLVDVKPRITDESLDKSKVWKLMEITESTQCRSIKLADNMRASKISRLIYTNSGVAILALTASAVHLLWKWPRSDRNSSGKATASVSPQLWQPPSGIFMTNDMTDNNPEDAVHCFALSKNDSYVMSASGGKISLFNMMTFKTMTTFMPPPPAATFLAFHPQDNNIIAIGMDDSTIQIYNVRIDEVKSKLRGHSKRITGLAFSNVLNVLVSSGADAQLCVWNTDGWEKQKNRFLQIPSGRPSNILDTRVQFHQDQMHFLVVHETQIAIYETTKLEPVKQWPVRENSPPITHATFSCDSQLIYASFMDATVGIFNASSLRLQCRILPASYLPPSISSSVHPVVVAAHPSEASQFALGLTDGGVYVLEPLESERKWGNPPPAENGSTSNLSTPPPNGASSSDQPER, via the exons atgTCGTCGCTCAGCCGGGAGCTGGTCTTTCTCATCCTGCAGTTCCTCGATGAGGAGAAGTTCAAAGAGACTGTCCACAA GCTCGAGCAGGAGTCCGGGTTCTACTTCAACATGAAGTACTTTGAGGATGAGGTCATCAATGGCAATTGGGATGAGGTGGAGCGCTACCTTGGTGGCTTCACCAAGGTCGATGACAACCGCTACTCGATGAAGATATTCTTTGAGATCCGCAAGCAGAAGTATCTCGAGGCTCTTGATAA GCATGATCGGTCCAAGGCTGTTGAAATCTTGGTCAAGGACTTGAAGGTCTTTGCATCCTTCAATGAGGAGCTTTTTAAGGAGATCACGCAGCTTCTGACCTTGGAGAACTTCAG GGAAAATGAGCAGCTCTCCAAGTACGGTGATACAAAGTCTGCAAGAGCGATAATGCTTGTTGAGCTGAAGAAGCTGATTGAAGCTAATCCCTTATTTCGCGACAAGCTACAGTTTCCCAACCTTAAGAATTCTAGGTTGCGGACACTTATCAACCAGAG CTTGAACTGGCAGCATCAGCTTTGCAAAAATCCTAGGCCTAATCCTGATATCAAGACTCTTTTTGTTGATCACTCATGTGGACAACCAAATGGTGCACGTGCTCCATCACCAGCAAACAATCCGTTGCTTGGATCTATACCCAAACCAGGAGGTTTCCCTCCATTGGGTGCTCATGGA CCTTTTCAACCTGCGCCAACACCGGTCCCACCGCTGGCTGGGTGGATGTCAAACCCTCCAGCAGTAACACACCCTGCCGTGTCTGGTGGTGCTATTGGATTTG CCGCTTTATTGAAGCATCCTAGGACGCCCACAACAGCTAATCCTAGTATGGATTATCCATCAGGAGATTCTGATCACGTCTCAAAGAGATCTAGACCAGTTGGCATGGCTGAGGAG CAGGTGAATCTTCCTGTGAACATGTTGCCTGTGACTTACCCGCAGAGCCATAATTACCAACAAGAAGATTTCCATAAAACTGTGGCACGGACCTTGAACCAAGGATCAGCCCCGATGAGCATGGATTTCCATCCACTTCAGCAAACTCTTCTTCTTG TTGGTACCAATGTTGGTGACATAGGATTATGGGATGTTGGTACAAAAGATAGACTAGCATTAAGAAACTTCAAAGTTTGGGAGCTTGGAAAATGTTCGATGACCCTCCAG GCATCGCTCGTTAAGGATCCTGCTGTGTCTGTTAATCGCATAATATGGAGTCCTGATGGAACCTTGTTTG GTGTTGCTTATTCAAGGCATATTGTACAGATTTATTCCTATAACGGTGGCGATGATATTAGGCAACACTTGGAG ATTGATGCACATGTTGGTGGTGTAAATGACATTGCATTTGCTCATCCAAATAAGCAGCTATGTATAATTACTTGTGGAGATGATAAGACAATTAAG GTATGGGAGGCCACTAGTGGAGCAAAGCAATTTTCCTTTGAAGGACATGAAGCTCCTGTTTATTCAGTTTGTCCGCATTACAAGGAAAATATTCAG TTCATCTTCTCAACTGCTTTAGATGGAAAGATCAAGGCGTGGCTATATGATAATTTGGGATCTAGAGTTGACTATGACGCACCAGGTCACTGGTGCACTACAATGGCATATAGCGCAGATGGTTCAAG GCTATTTTCTTGTGGCACTAGCAAGGAGGGTGAATCACATCTAGTAGAATGGAATGAAAGTGAAGGAGCTGTGAAGAGAACATATCAGGGATTCCGTAAGCGATCCATGGGTGTCGTGCAATTCGATACCACCCGAAACAGGTTTTTGGCTGCTGGAGATGAATTCATGGTTAAGATATGGGACATGGACAACACAGGTCTTTTGACCACTATTGATGCTGATGGTGGCTTACCT GCAAGTCCACGGATACGCTTCAACAAGGAGGGGACTCTGTTGGCTGTTTCTACTCTTGACAATGGTGTCAAGATCTTAGCAAACGCTGATGGACTTCGGTTATTGCGCACGTTGGAAAATCGTTCTTTTGACGCTTCCCGTAATGCAACTGAGACTGTAACAAAG CCTCTAATAAATCCATTGACTGCTGCGGCAAATGCAGCTGCAGCAAGCAGTTCAGGAActcctgctccagcagctataactGCAATG AATGGTGATACCAGAGGTTTGGTTGACGTAAAACCTAGAATTACTGATGAGTCATTGGACAAGTCAAAGGTATGGAAACTTATGGAGATAACTGAGTCAACTCAGTGCAGATCAATTAAACTGGCGGATAACATGAGAGCAAGCAAG ATTTCAAGACTGATTTACACAAATTCTGGTGTTGCTATTTTGGCTCTAACCGCAAGCGCTGTTCATCTACTCTGGAAATGGCCACGCAGTGATCGGAATTCATCTGGCAAG GCCACCGCGAGTGTGTCTCCTCAACTATGGCAACCTCCGAGTGGCATCTTTATGACCAATGACATGACTGACAATAATCCTGAAGATGCTGTTCACTGCTTTGCTTTGTCAAAGAATGATTCATATGTCATGTCTGCTTCTGGAGGAAAAATCTCTCTATTCAACATGATGACTTTCAAG ACTATGACGACATTtatgcctccaccgccggcggcaACTTTTCTTGCATTTCACCCTCAAGATAACAATATAATTGCAATTGGAATGGATGATTCGACCATCCAAATCTACAATGTCCGAATTGATGAG GTCAAAAGCAAGCTTAGAGGTCACTCTAAGAGAATCACAGGTCTTGCCTTTTCGAATGTGCTAAATGTGTTGGTCTCTTCTGGAGCTGACGCACAG TTGTGTGTTTGGAACACGGATGGATGGGAGAAGCAAAAGAACAGATTTTTGCAGATACCATCAGGTCGCCCATCCAACATACTAGACACTCGGGTTCAGTTCCACCAAGACCAAATGCACTTTCTTGTTGTGCACGAAACTCAGATTGCCATTTATGAAACCACAAAGCTAGAACCGGTGAAGCAG TGGCCTGTTCGAGAGAATTCACCTCCAATAACACATGCCACATTCTCGTGTGATAGTCAACTGATCTATGCAAGCTTTATGGATGCtactgttggtatatttaatgcATCGAGTTTGAGACTCCAATGCCGCATTCTTCCAGCTTCATATCTTCCTCCAAGTATCAG TTCAAGTGTTCATCCTGTTGTGGTTGCGGCACACCCTTCGGAAGCAAGCCAGTTTGCTCTAGGATTGACAGATGGTGGTGTTTATGTATTGGAACCTTTGGAATCTGAGAGAAAATGGGGAAATCCTCCACCAGCGGAGAATGGGTCAACAAGCAACTTGTCCACACCACCTCCTAATGGTGCTTCAAGTTCAGATCAACCAGAAAGATAA
- the LOC117839226 gene encoding protein TPR3 isoform X2: MSSLSRELVFLILQFLDEEKFKETVHKLEQESGFYFNMKYFEDEVINGNWDEVERYLGGFTKVDDNRYSMKIFFEIRKQKYLEALDKHDRSKAVEILVKDLKVFASFNEELFKEITQLLTLENFRENEQLSKYGDTKSARAIMLVELKKLIEANPLFRDKLQFPNLKNSRLRTLINQSLNWQHQLCKNPRPNPDIKTLFVDHSCGQPNGARAPSPANNPLLGSIPKPGGFPPLGAHGPFQPAPTPVPPLAGWMSNPPAVTHPAVSGGAIGFGTPTNPAALLKHPRTPTTANPSMDYPSGDSDHVSKRSRPVGMAEEVNLPVNMLPVTYPQSHNYQQEDFHKTVARTLNQGSAPMSMDFHPLQQTLLLVGTNVGDIGLWDVGTKDRLALRNFKVWELGKCSMTLQASLVKDPAVSVNRIIWSPDGTLFGVAYSRHIVQIYSYNGGDDIRQHLEIDAHVGGVNDIAFAHPNKQLCIITCGDDKTIKVWEATSGAKQFSFEGHEAPVYSVCPHYKENIQFIFSTALDGKIKAWLYDNLGSRVDYDAPGHWCTTMAYSADGSRLFSCGTSKEGESHLVEWNESEGAVKRTYQGFRKRSMGVVQFDTTRNRFLAAGDEFMVKIWDMDNTGLLTTIDADGGLPASPRIRFNKEGTLLAVSTLDNGVKILANADGLRLLRTLENRSFDASRNATETVTKPLINPLTAAANAAAASSSGTPAPAAITAMNGDTRGLVDVKPRITDESLDKSKVWKLMEITESTQCRSIKLADNMRASKISRLIYTNSGVAILALTASAVHLLWKWPRSDRNSSGKATASVSPQLWQPPSGIFMTNDMTDNNPEDAVHCFALSKNDSYVMSASGGKISLFNMMTFKTMTTFMPPPPAATFLAFHPQDNNIIAIGMDDSTIQIYNVRIDEVKSKLRGHSKRITGLAFSNVLNVLVSSGADAQLCVWNTDGWEKQKNRFLQIPSGRPSNILDTRVQFHQDQMHFLVVHETQIAIYETTKLEPVKQWPVRENSPPITHATFSCDSQLIYASFMDATVGIFNASSLRLQCRILPASYLPPSISSSVHPVVVAAHPSEASQFALGLTDGGVYVLEPLESERKWGNPPPAENGSTSNLSTPPPNGASSSDQPER; encoded by the exons atgTCGTCGCTCAGCCGGGAGCTGGTCTTTCTCATCCTGCAGTTCCTCGATGAGGAGAAGTTCAAAGAGACTGTCCACAA GCTCGAGCAGGAGTCCGGGTTCTACTTCAACATGAAGTACTTTGAGGATGAGGTCATCAATGGCAATTGGGATGAGGTGGAGCGCTACCTTGGTGGCTTCACCAAGGTCGATGACAACCGCTACTCGATGAAGATATTCTTTGAGATCCGCAAGCAGAAGTATCTCGAGGCTCTTGATAA GCATGATCGGTCCAAGGCTGTTGAAATCTTGGTCAAGGACTTGAAGGTCTTTGCATCCTTCAATGAGGAGCTTTTTAAGGAGATCACGCAGCTTCTGACCTTGGAGAACTTCAG GGAAAATGAGCAGCTCTCCAAGTACGGTGATACAAAGTCTGCAAGAGCGATAATGCTTGTTGAGCTGAAGAAGCTGATTGAAGCTAATCCCTTATTTCGCGACAAGCTACAGTTTCCCAACCTTAAGAATTCTAGGTTGCGGACACTTATCAACCAGAG CTTGAACTGGCAGCATCAGCTTTGCAAAAATCCTAGGCCTAATCCTGATATCAAGACTCTTTTTGTTGATCACTCATGTGGACAACCAAATGGTGCACGTGCTCCATCACCAGCAAACAATCCGTTGCTTGGATCTATACCCAAACCAGGAGGTTTCCCTCCATTGGGTGCTCATGGA CCTTTTCAACCTGCGCCAACACCGGTCCCACCGCTGGCTGGGTGGATGTCAAACCCTCCAGCAGTAACACACCCTGCCGTGTCTGGTGGTGCTATTGGATTTGGTACTCCTACGAATCCCG CCGCTTTATTGAAGCATCCTAGGACGCCCACAACAGCTAATCCTAGTATGGATTATCCATCAGGAGATTCTGATCACGTCTCAAAGAGATCTAGACCAGTTGGCATGGCTGAGGAG GTGAATCTTCCTGTGAACATGTTGCCTGTGACTTACCCGCAGAGCCATAATTACCAACAAGAAGATTTCCATAAAACTGTGGCACGGACCTTGAACCAAGGATCAGCCCCGATGAGCATGGATTTCCATCCACTTCAGCAAACTCTTCTTCTTG TTGGTACCAATGTTGGTGACATAGGATTATGGGATGTTGGTACAAAAGATAGACTAGCATTAAGAAACTTCAAAGTTTGGGAGCTTGGAAAATGTTCGATGACCCTCCAG GCATCGCTCGTTAAGGATCCTGCTGTGTCTGTTAATCGCATAATATGGAGTCCTGATGGAACCTTGTTTG GTGTTGCTTATTCAAGGCATATTGTACAGATTTATTCCTATAACGGTGGCGATGATATTAGGCAACACTTGGAG ATTGATGCACATGTTGGTGGTGTAAATGACATTGCATTTGCTCATCCAAATAAGCAGCTATGTATAATTACTTGTGGAGATGATAAGACAATTAAG GTATGGGAGGCCACTAGTGGAGCAAAGCAATTTTCCTTTGAAGGACATGAAGCTCCTGTTTATTCAGTTTGTCCGCATTACAAGGAAAATATTCAG TTCATCTTCTCAACTGCTTTAGATGGAAAGATCAAGGCGTGGCTATATGATAATTTGGGATCTAGAGTTGACTATGACGCACCAGGTCACTGGTGCACTACAATGGCATATAGCGCAGATGGTTCAAG GCTATTTTCTTGTGGCACTAGCAAGGAGGGTGAATCACATCTAGTAGAATGGAATGAAAGTGAAGGAGCTGTGAAGAGAACATATCAGGGATTCCGTAAGCGATCCATGGGTGTCGTGCAATTCGATACCACCCGAAACAGGTTTTTGGCTGCTGGAGATGAATTCATGGTTAAGATATGGGACATGGACAACACAGGTCTTTTGACCACTATTGATGCTGATGGTGGCTTACCT GCAAGTCCACGGATACGCTTCAACAAGGAGGGGACTCTGTTGGCTGTTTCTACTCTTGACAATGGTGTCAAGATCTTAGCAAACGCTGATGGACTTCGGTTATTGCGCACGTTGGAAAATCGTTCTTTTGACGCTTCCCGTAATGCAACTGAGACTGTAACAAAG CCTCTAATAAATCCATTGACTGCTGCGGCAAATGCAGCTGCAGCAAGCAGTTCAGGAActcctgctccagcagctataactGCAATG AATGGTGATACCAGAGGTTTGGTTGACGTAAAACCTAGAATTACTGATGAGTCATTGGACAAGTCAAAGGTATGGAAACTTATGGAGATAACTGAGTCAACTCAGTGCAGATCAATTAAACTGGCGGATAACATGAGAGCAAGCAAG ATTTCAAGACTGATTTACACAAATTCTGGTGTTGCTATTTTGGCTCTAACCGCAAGCGCTGTTCATCTACTCTGGAAATGGCCACGCAGTGATCGGAATTCATCTGGCAAG GCCACCGCGAGTGTGTCTCCTCAACTATGGCAACCTCCGAGTGGCATCTTTATGACCAATGACATGACTGACAATAATCCTGAAGATGCTGTTCACTGCTTTGCTTTGTCAAAGAATGATTCATATGTCATGTCTGCTTCTGGAGGAAAAATCTCTCTATTCAACATGATGACTTTCAAG ACTATGACGACATTtatgcctccaccgccggcggcaACTTTTCTTGCATTTCACCCTCAAGATAACAATATAATTGCAATTGGAATGGATGATTCGACCATCCAAATCTACAATGTCCGAATTGATGAG GTCAAAAGCAAGCTTAGAGGTCACTCTAAGAGAATCACAGGTCTTGCCTTTTCGAATGTGCTAAATGTGTTGGTCTCTTCTGGAGCTGACGCACAG TTGTGTGTTTGGAACACGGATGGATGGGAGAAGCAAAAGAACAGATTTTTGCAGATACCATCAGGTCGCCCATCCAACATACTAGACACTCGGGTTCAGTTCCACCAAGACCAAATGCACTTTCTTGTTGTGCACGAAACTCAGATTGCCATTTATGAAACCACAAAGCTAGAACCGGTGAAGCAG TGGCCTGTTCGAGAGAATTCACCTCCAATAACACATGCCACATTCTCGTGTGATAGTCAACTGATCTATGCAAGCTTTATGGATGCtactgttggtatatttaatgcATCGAGTTTGAGACTCCAATGCCGCATTCTTCCAGCTTCATATCTTCCTCCAAGTATCAG TTCAAGTGTTCATCCTGTTGTGGTTGCGGCACACCCTTCGGAAGCAAGCCAGTTTGCTCTAGGATTGACAGATGGTGGTGTTTATGTATTGGAACCTTTGGAATCTGAGAGAAAATGGGGAAATCCTCCACCAGCGGAGAATGGGTCAACAAGCAACTTGTCCACACCACCTCCTAATGGTGCTTCAAGTTCAGATCAACCAGAAAGATAA